A region of Flavobacterium album DNA encodes the following proteins:
- a CDS encoding TlpA family protein disulfide reductase, producing the protein MKKLLLLPLILFGLIGCTEAQETSFSKEALNAKMTSLDGKEIAFKDILAQYKGKTVVIDVWASWCPDCVKGMPKVHELQKQFPDAVYLFLSYDRADDAWKKGIEKHGLQKGQHYHVGTNMKQGDFAPAIKLDWIPRYMVVDKNGKIALFKAIEADDEKLIATLKNLK; encoded by the coding sequence ATGAAAAAATTACTCTTGCTGCCACTTATCCTTTTCGGATTGATAGGCTGTACCGAAGCGCAGGAAACTTCTTTTTCCAAAGAAGCGCTCAATGCAAAAATGACATCGCTGGACGGAAAGGAAATCGCCTTTAAAGATATCCTTGCACAATATAAAGGGAAAACCGTCGTGATCGATGTTTGGGCCTCCTGGTGCCCCGATTGCGTTAAAGGCATGCCGAAAGTACATGAACTTCAAAAACAGTTCCCTGATGCGGTTTACTTATTTCTGTCATATGACCGTGCAGACGATGCGTGGAAAAAAGGCATAGAAAAACATGGGCTGCAAAAAGGACAGCACTACCACGTGGGCACTAATATGAAGCAGGGTGACTTTGCACCGGCCATAAAACTGGACTGGATTCCGCGCTACATGGTTGTAGATAAAAACGGGAAAATTGCCCTGTTTAAAGCCATTGAAGCCGATGACGAAAAACTGATTGCTACTTTAAAAAACCTTAAATAA
- a CDS encoding LURP-one-related/scramblase family protein — protein sequence MNSNFFDSNSYFIDEKVNFFQFENSYTLYNDKGENIGAIKQKISAGQKVLRLFLNKAMMPFHLEIRNANNGLEATISRGWTFFMSKIVIQDANGQPVGKIKQKFKLFKPTFTITDMAENVVGVISGDWKAWNFVIKDARQMQIGAISKKWAGAVKEIFTSADKYNVMINPDYSDKKNKMIILAGAITIDMVLKESK from the coding sequence ATGAACAGTAACTTTTTTGATTCTAACAGCTATTTTATTGATGAGAAAGTAAATTTCTTCCAGTTCGAGAACAGTTATACCCTATATAATGACAAAGGGGAAAACATAGGCGCTATAAAGCAAAAGATAAGTGCCGGGCAAAAAGTGCTAAGGCTGTTTTTGAACAAAGCCATGATGCCTTTCCACCTTGAGATACGCAATGCCAATAACGGCTTGGAAGCCACTATTTCGAGGGGCTGGACATTCTTTATGTCGAAGATCGTAATCCAGGATGCCAATGGCCAGCCTGTAGGCAAGATAAAGCAGAAGTTCAAATTGTTCAAGCCTACCTTCACGATAACCGACATGGCAGAGAATGTTGTAGGTGTGATATCGGGCGACTGGAAAGCCTGGAACTTTGTAATTAAAGATGCCCGCCAGATGCAGATCGGGGCTATCTCTAAAAAATGGGCAGGAGCAGTGAAAGAGATATTCACTTCAGCCGATAAATACAATGTAATGATCAACCCTGATTATTCTGATAAAAAGAATAAAATGATCATCCTTGCCGGGGCTATCACTATTGATATGGTGCTGAAGGAGAGCAAGTAA
- the tpiA gene encoding triose-phosphate isomerase: protein MRKKIVAGNWKMNNDSAQTEALIDELLAKKPENTIAKIVIAPSFVNLQAAVEQTHGTSIIVAAQNMHQAESGAYTGEVSVGMLKSIKVNTVILGHSERRAYFGETNALLAQKVNTALAHNLTVIFCFGEELADRQSGNHFAVVESQLKEGLFHISESDWSSIVLAYEPVWAIGTGETASPEQAQEMHAFIRTLLRNNIGNKIAEETSILYGGSVKPDNAREIFSKPDVDGGLIGGASLKANDFLEIVNGMQ from the coding sequence ATGAGAAAAAAGATCGTTGCAGGAAACTGGAAGATGAATAACGACAGTGCGCAGACCGAGGCGCTTATAGATGAATTGCTGGCTAAAAAACCGGAAAATACAATTGCTAAGATCGTAATAGCCCCGAGCTTTGTAAACCTGCAGGCGGCAGTGGAACAAACACATGGCACGAGCATAATTGTTGCAGCACAAAACATGCACCAGGCCGAAAGCGGAGCCTATACCGGCGAAGTTTCAGTAGGTATGCTGAAAAGCATTAAGGTAAACACCGTTATATTGGGACACTCTGAAAGAAGGGCTTATTTTGGCGAAACTAACGCGCTTTTGGCTCAAAAGGTAAATACGGCTTTGGCGCACAACCTTACGGTCATCTTCTGCTTTGGCGAAGAGCTTGCCGACAGGCAGTCGGGCAATCATTTTGCCGTGGTAGAATCGCAACTGAAAGAAGGTTTGTTCCATATTAGCGAAAGCGACTGGAGCAGTATAGTACTTGCTTATGAGCCTGTTTGGGCTATAGGTACCGGCGAAACGGCTTCACCGGAACAAGCGCAGGAAATGCATGCTTTCATCCGCACGCTGCTTCGCAACAACATCGGCAACAAGATTGCAGAAGAAACCTCTATACTATACGGTGGCAGCGTGAAGCCTGACAATGCGCGCGAGATATTCTCCAAACCGGATGTTGATGGCGGGCTGATAGGCGGTGCATCGCTTAAGGCAAATGATTTCCTTGAGATTGTGAACGGGATGCAATAG
- a CDS encoding ABC transporter permease, whose product MIRYFLYKTGYALLTLFGVVTVIFFLFTVLPGDPARMMLDQNENSEQLAIIKKKYGFDQPIATQYFYYLNDLSPISFHSTTEGDYTFLSEGKYSAVKLFTIGGTTTVLKAPYLRESFQKSGKKVTQVIGDTLPNTVVLAFFAIIIAIVVGIFFGIISALYKDTWIDRTIALVSTLGMSLPSFFAAILFAWLFGFLLHKYTGLDMTGSLYEVDDFGEGSYIKWKNIILPAIVLGIRPLGVVIQLMRNSLLEVMGQDYIRTARAKGLSEVRIIRKHALKNALNPVVTAISGWFASMLAGAVFVEYIFGWNGLGKEVVEALNTLDLPVIMGSVLVIAATFVIINILVDLIYAWLDPKIRLG is encoded by the coding sequence GTGATAAGATACTTTCTATACAAAACAGGATATGCGCTTCTCACGCTTTTTGGTGTGGTAACTGTCATATTCTTTTTGTTTACGGTATTGCCGGGCGACCCTGCTCGGATGATGCTCGACCAGAACGAGAACTCGGAGCAGCTGGCTATCATCAAGAAAAAATACGGGTTCGACCAGCCTATTGCCACACAGTATTTTTATTACCTCAATGACCTCTCCCCCATTTCCTTCCACAGTACGACTGAAGGCGATTACACTTTTTTATCGGAAGGAAAATACAGCGCCGTTAAGCTTTTTACCATTGGCGGCACAACTACGGTTTTAAAAGCGCCTTACCTCCGCGAAAGCTTCCAGAAAAGTGGCAAAAAAGTAACGCAGGTAATAGGCGATACCCTGCCGAACACCGTAGTGCTGGCTTTTTTTGCGATTATCATTGCTATTGTGGTCGGGATATTTTTCGGCATCATTTCGGCATTGTATAAAGATACGTGGATCGACCGGACCATTGCCCTGGTAAGTACTTTGGGCATGAGCCTCCCTTCATTTTTTGCGGCTATACTATTTGCGTGGCTGTTTGGGTTCCTGCTGCATAAATATACCGGGCTCGACATGACCGGGAGCCTTTATGAGGTAGATGACTTTGGCGAAGGGTCGTATATTAAATGGAAAAACATCATATTGCCTGCTATTGTGTTGGGAATACGTCCGCTTGGGGTGGTAATACAGTTGATGCGTAATTCGCTCCTCGAGGTTATGGGACAGGACTACATCCGTACTGCACGGGCTAAAGGCCTGAGCGAAGTACGCATCATCCGGAAGCATGCCCTTAAAAATGCGCTCAATCCTGTAGTTACGGCCATATCGGGCTGGTTTGCATCGATGCTTGCCGGAGCTGTTTTTGTAGAATACATTTTCGGGTGGAACGGCCTTGGCAAAGAGGTTGTAGAAGCGCTCAACACACTCGACCTGCCTGTCATTATGGGATCGGTGCTCGTTATTGCGGCAACATTCGTTATCATCAACATCCTTGTGGACCTTATTTATGCCTGGCTGGATCCGAAGATACGATTGGGGTAA